The sequence below is a genomic window from Ottowia sp. SB7-C50.
CTGACCGAGGTGTGCGCCCTGCTGGCGCGCCGCGTACACAACCAGGCCGCGCTGGACTTTCTGCTGTGGGTCGAACGCGGTGGCGTACAGGTCGACGCGCCCGGCGACGGCAGCCTGGCGCAGATGCGCCGCATCGCCCAGCGCTTTGCCAGCCTGCCGCTGGACCTGGCCGACGCCTCCATCGCCGAGGCGGCAGAACGCCGCGGCATTCGCCGCATCGTCAGCATCGACGCCGATTTCGACGTCTACCGTGACGCGCGCGGCAAACCCCTCACCAACCTGCTGCGCGCCTGATGCCCTTGCTCGAAGCCCGCCACCTGCGCGTCGACCTGCACACCCACCGCGGCACGGCGCCGGCCGTGCGCGACATGGGCTTCGCGCTGGAGCGCGGCGACACGCTGGGCCTGATCGGCGAATCGGGCTGCGGCAAGTCCATGACCGCGCTCGCCCTGATGGGCCTGGCGCCCGACAACGCCATCGTCAGCGGCAGCCTGACGCTGGAGGGGCGCGAGCTGATCGGCCTGCCCGACCGCGACTGGCGCGCGATTCGCGGCTTTCGGCTGGCGATGATCTTCCAGGAGCCGATGACCGCGCTCAACCCGGTGCACCGCGTCGGCGCGCAGATCGCCGAGCCGCTGCGCCTGCACCAGCACCTGTCGGCCCATGCCGCGCGCGAAAAGGCCATCGCCCTGCTCGACCGCGTCGGCATTCCCGACGCGGTGCGGCGCGTGGACAGCTTTCCGCACCAGTTCTCGGGCGGCCAGCGCCAGCGCATCATGATTGCCATGGCGCTGGCGTGCGAGCCCGACGTGCTGATCGCCGACGAGCCAACCACCGCGCTCGACGTGACGGTGCAAAAGCAGATCCTGGCGCTGATCCGCGAGCTGGTCGACGAGCGCGGCATGGCGCTCATCCTGATTTCGCACGACCTTGGCCTGATTGCGCAGAACGTGAAGCGCATGCTGGTGATGTACGGCGGCAGCGTGGTTGAAAGCGGCGCCTCGGCCGAGGTCTTTGCCCGCCCGGCACACCCCTACACGCGCGGTCTGCTGGCCGCGCGGCCCAGCCTGGCGAACCGCCTGGTCGCGCACCGCAGCGAGCGGCTGCCCACCATTGCCGGCAGCGTGCCCGACCTGTTCAGCCTGCCGCCCGGCTGCCCGTTTGCGGGCCGCTGTGCCTACACCGAAGCCGCCTGCCGCACCCAGCCGCCGCCCGTGGTGGCGCTGCCCGGCGACCACCGGTTCAGCTGCCGGCGCGCCGACGTGGTGCTGGGCACTCCTGAATCGATAGCTGAAGACTCTTGATGGACCAGCGCGAAGGCCCTTTTTTGCTTGAAATCCGCGACGTCACGCGCCGCTACACGCTGCCGCGTGAATCGCTGTTCAAGCCGCCCGCAGCGGTCGACGCGTTGCGGGGCGTGTCCCTCAACGTCACCGCCGGGCGCAGCATGGGCATCGTCGGCGAATCGGGGTCGGGCAAGAGCACCCTGGCGCGCCTGGTGATGGCGCTGGAGGCGCCCACGTCCGGCACCGTGCTGTTCGAGGGCCGCAACCTGCACGCGCTGCCGCCCGATGAACTGTGCGCGGCGCGGCGCGACTTCCAGATGGTGTTTCAGGACCCCTACGGCTCGCTCGACCCGCGCCGCCCCATCTGGCGCACCGTGGCCGAACCGGCCGCCGCGCTCGAAGGCGCCACGCGCGCCCAGCAACGCGAGCGCGCCGCCGCCACGCTGGAATCCGTGGGACTCTCGGCCGACGCCCTGGACAAGTACCCGCATGAATTTTCCGGCGGCCAGCGGCAGCGCATCGCCATCGCGCGGGCGCTGGTCACCCGCCCCAAGCTCATCGTCGCCGACGAGGCCGTCAGCGCGCTCGATGTCTCGGTGCAGGCGCAGGTGCTCAACCTCATGGCCGACCTGCGCGACGAGTACGGCGTGACCTTTCTCTTCATCAGCCACGATCTGGCCGTGGTCAGCTACCTGTGCGCCGACGTGGCGGTGATGAAGGGCGGCCTCATCGTCGAGCAAGGCCCCGTGCGCCAGGTGCTGAGCGAGCCGGCACACGCGTACACGCGCACCTTGCTGGAATCGGTGCCCCAGCTTGTCGCCCCCACGGCCGCCTGAGGCGTTACGGACGCTGCGCTACCATGCGCAGCGTCCTGTCCCGACCCCCCCCAAGGAGAGCCTTGAAGATGAAACGCCGCGATTTCGCCCTGACCCTGCCCGCGCTGGCTGCCATCAGCCACCTGCCTGCATTCGCCCAATCGCGCAAGGACGCCGTCGTGGTGGGCATGACGCTGGAGCCGCCGGGGCTGGACCCGACGGCCGGCGCCGCGTCGGCCATCGCCGAGGTGACGCAGTACAACATCTTCGAGACGCTGACCAAGATCAACGCCGACGGCAGCGTCACCCCGCTGCTGGCCGAGCGCTGGGAAGTCTCGCCCGACCTGCGCACCTACACCTTCCACCTGCGCCGTGGCGTCAAGTTCAGCAACGGCGAGCCGTTCAACGCGCAGACGGTGAAGTACGCCTTTCAGCGCGCCGCGGGCGAAAAGAGCACCAACAAGGACAAGCGCACCTTTGCCGCCATGGAAAGCGTGCGCCCCATCGACGACCACACGGTGGTCGTCATCAACAAGGAGCCGGACCCGGACTTCCTGTTCTACATGGGCCAGGCCACCGCCATCATGGTCGAGCCCAAGAGCGCCGACGGCAACGCCACCAAGCCGGTGGGCACCGGCCCGTACGTGCTGGACAACTGGTCGAAGGGCTCGTCCATCGTGCTGAAGGCCTCGCCGGCCTACCGCAGCCCGAGCGCCATCAAGATCAAGCGCGCTACCTTCCGCTTCATCAGCGACCCGGCGGCGCAGGTGGCGGCCGTGCTGTCGGGCGACGTGGATGCGTTCGTGCGCGTCACCCCGCGCGGTGCGGCGCAGTTCAAGGCCAACCCGCGGCTGCAGACCATCGTCAGCGGCTCGCGCGCCAAGACGGTGCTGGCCATCAACAACGCCAGGAAGCCGCTGAACGACGTGCGCGTGCGCCGCGCCATCAGCATGGCCATCGACCGCAAGGCCGTCATCGCCGGCGCGGGCGACGGCTTTGGCGTGCCCATCGGCAGCCATTACGTGCCGGGCGCGGCGGGCTACATCGACACCACCGGCGTCAACCCGTATGACGTCGAAAAAGCCAAGGCGCTGCTGAAAGAAGCCGGCGTGACCACGCCGCTGGAACTGTCGCTGGTGCTGCCGCCGCCGCCTTACGCGCGCCAGGGTGGCGAGGTCATCGTGGCGCAGCTGGCCAAGATCGGCATCGTCGCCAAGGTGCAGAACGTCGAATGGGCGCAATGGCTGGCCAACACCTATGGCGGCCCCAAGAACTACGACCTGACCATCATCAGCCACGTCGAGCCGTTCGACCTGAACAACTTCACCAAGCCCGACTACTACTGGGGCTACAACAACCCCAAGTTCAACGAGCTGTTCAGCAAGATCAAGGTCACGCCCAACGTGGCCGAACGCAACAAGCTGCTGGGCGACGCGCAGAAGATGCTGGCCGATGACGCCGCCCTGGCCTGGCTGTACCAGCCGCAATGGGTCACGGTGGCCAACCGCCGGCTCAACGGCCTGTGGAAGGACATGCCGATCTTCGTCAACGACCTGTCGG
It includes:
- a CDS encoding ATP-binding cassette domain-containing protein, with the protein product MDQREGPFLLEIRDVTRRYTLPRESLFKPPAAVDALRGVSLNVTAGRSMGIVGESGSGKSTLARLVMALEAPTSGTVLFEGRNLHALPPDELCAARRDFQMVFQDPYGSLDPRRPIWRTVAEPAAALEGATRAQQRERAAATLESVGLSADALDKYPHEFSGGQRQRIAIARALVTRPKLIVADEAVSALDVSVQAQVLNLMADLRDEYGVTFLFISHDLAVVSYLCADVAVMKGGLIVEQGPVRQVLSEPAHAYTRTLLESVPQLVAPTAA
- a CDS encoding ABC transporter ATP-binding protein, whose amino-acid sequence is MPLLEARHLRVDLHTHRGTAPAVRDMGFALERGDTLGLIGESGCGKSMTALALMGLAPDNAIVSGSLTLEGRELIGLPDRDWRAIRGFRLAMIFQEPMTALNPVHRVGAQIAEPLRLHQHLSAHAAREKAIALLDRVGIPDAVRRVDSFPHQFSGGQRQRIMIAMALACEPDVLIADEPTTALDVTVQKQILALIRELVDERGMALILISHDLGLIAQNVKRMLVMYGGSVVESGASAEVFARPAHPYTRGLLAARPSLANRLVAHRSERLPTIAGSVPDLFSLPPGCPFAGRCAYTEAACRTQPPPVVALPGDHRFSCRRADVVLGTPESIAEDS
- a CDS encoding ABC transporter substrate-binding protein produces the protein MKRRDFALTLPALAAISHLPAFAQSRKDAVVVGMTLEPPGLDPTAGAASAIAEVTQYNIFETLTKINADGSVTPLLAERWEVSPDLRTYTFHLRRGVKFSNGEPFNAQTVKYAFQRAAGEKSTNKDKRTFAAMESVRPIDDHTVVVINKEPDPDFLFYMGQATAIMVEPKSADGNATKPVGTGPYVLDNWSKGSSIVLKASPAYRSPSAIKIKRATFRFISDPAAQVAAVLSGDVDAFVRVTPRGAAQFKANPRLQTIVSGSRAKTVLAINNARKPLNDVRVRRAISMAIDRKAVIAGAGDGFGVPIGSHYVPGAAGYIDTTGVNPYDVEKAKALLKEAGVTTPLELSLVLPPPPYARQGGEVIVAQLAKIGIVAKVQNVEWAQWLANTYGGPKNYDLTIISHVEPFDLNNFTKPDYYWGYNNPKFNELFSKIKVTPNVAERNKLLGDAQKMLADDAALAWLYQPQWVTVANRRLNGLWKDMPIFVNDLSAISWS
- a CDS encoding type II toxin-antitoxin system VapC family toxin, with product MAPQGQVLVDSGPLLALFNAADHWHARVVAWLQAHPGLALVSTWPVLTEVCALLARRVHNQAALDFLLWVERGGVQVDAPGDGSLAQMRRIAQRFASLPLDLADASIAEAAERRGIRRIVSIDADFDVYRDARGKPLTNLLRA